The Streptomyces nitrosporeus genome includes a window with the following:
- a CDS encoding glycosyltransferase family 2 protein, giving the protein MSSSTPDVSIVIGAYQAMPYLRHCLASVEAQTLGAGRIEIIAVDDGSTDGTGEYLDEFAARSAVRTRVVHQPNSGGPSGPRNVGLGLARGRYVFFLDADDYFGEEALERMVAMGDRAGTDVVLGKITGVDRGAAKSMWKQTVEHADIYFSQVKFTLSAQKLFRRELLVRLGMTFDEKLRTGEDALFTMEAYLRGNGVSVVADYPCYYLVGRDDGKHVTKSGSYELRFDSARALMDLIAEYVPPGPERDALMVRPFVITLLPQFGPGLLKQSATVRRRKMELAAPLMERYWTRGLALRLKVQERLRLICVAKGRTDLLLDLLRFMKEGRQPEIVRGRRPARLFLAYPHFGEGPALPESAYRMTVAEWVGGRRIEPPATMRSSLIGRALRKAGRTVRGVTPAHGARRT; this is encoded by the coding sequence ATGAGCAGCAGCACACCGGATGTCAGCATCGTCATCGGCGCCTATCAGGCCATGCCTTATCTGAGGCACTGCCTCGCGTCCGTCGAGGCGCAGACGCTCGGAGCCGGGCGGATCGAGATCATCGCCGTGGACGACGGTTCCACCGACGGCACCGGGGAGTACCTGGACGAATTCGCCGCCCGCTCCGCCGTCCGGACACGGGTCGTCCACCAGCCGAATTCCGGCGGCCCCAGCGGTCCGCGCAACGTCGGTCTGGGGCTGGCCCGCGGCCGGTACGTCTTCTTCCTGGACGCCGACGACTACTTCGGCGAGGAGGCCCTGGAACGGATGGTCGCGATGGGTGACCGGGCCGGTACGGACGTCGTCCTCGGGAAGATCACCGGGGTCGACCGGGGCGCCGCGAAATCGATGTGGAAGCAGACCGTCGAACATGCCGACATCTATTTCTCACAGGTCAAATTCACACTGAGCGCCCAGAAACTCTTCCGCCGTGAACTCCTCGTACGGCTCGGGATGACGTTCGACGAGAAACTGAGGACCGGAGAGGACGCCCTCTTCACGATGGAGGCGTACCTGCGGGGCAACGGTGTCTCCGTCGTCGCCGATTACCCCTGCTACTACCTCGTCGGCCGCGACGACGGAAAACACGTGACCAAGAGCGGGAGCTACGAACTCCGCTTCGATTCGGCCCGGGCCCTGATGGACCTCATCGCCGAGTACGTGCCGCCGGGACCCGAACGGGACGCGCTGATGGTGCGGCCGTTCGTCATCACCCTGCTCCCGCAGTTCGGACCCGGACTGCTGAAGCAGTCCGCCACGGTGCGCCGGCGGAAGATGGAACTGGCCGCCCCGCTGATGGAACGGTACTGGACGCGCGGCCTGGCCCTCCGGCTCAAGGTCCAGGAGCGGCTGCGGCTGATCTGCGTCGCCAAGGGGCGGACCGATCTCCTCCTGGACCTGCTGCGGTTCATGAAGGAGGGGCGGCAGCCGGAGATCGTGCGCGGCCGGCGGCCGGCCCGGCTCTTCCTGGCGTACCCGCACTTCGGGGAGGGCCCCGCGCTGCCCGAGTCGGCGTACCGGATGACGGTGGCGGAGTGGGTGGGCGGACGGCGGATCGAGCCGCCCGCGACGATGCGTTCGTCACTCATCGGACGGGCGCTGCGCAAGGCGGGCCGGACGGTCCGGGGCGTCACGCCGGCGCACGGGGCGCGTCGGACCTGA